A genomic segment from Nocardia cyriacigeorgica GUH-2 encodes:
- a CDS encoding MaoC/PaaZ C-terminal domain-containing protein: MTTGTAGTSVEFDDSGLNVWSDEERFEVTAERIAEYAAATNDPIPAHLAGEVASPVFGIVPVFEAMMMPVIDVVPMDIFGRVVHGEQDFHFHRPIRPGDKLVSRAKAIGYEGRENGTTITILIECRTEDGELVNEQYLTAFFRNIDVGTKVGEQAPAHKFDPALAEQPPLATVAHHVDDDQTYRYAPASGDPVPLHLDEQVAKDAGLPGIIAHGLCTMAMSSWGVLTAVAGSDVHRLKRFAVRFSKMVFPGDDLETQIWRVGAEDGATTYAFRTARGADLVLTDGLAVVTD, encoded by the coding sequence ATGACGACCGGAACAGCGGGCACCAGCGTCGAATTCGACGATTCGGGCCTGAACGTCTGGAGCGACGAGGAGCGTTTCGAGGTCACCGCGGAGCGCATCGCCGAATACGCGGCCGCGACCAACGACCCGATCCCGGCGCATCTGGCGGGCGAGGTGGCCTCGCCGGTCTTCGGCATCGTCCCGGTCTTCGAGGCCATGATGATGCCGGTGATCGACGTGGTGCCGATGGACATCTTCGGCCGGGTGGTGCACGGGGAGCAGGACTTCCACTTCCACCGCCCCATCCGTCCCGGCGACAAGCTGGTCTCGCGGGCCAAGGCCATCGGCTACGAGGGCCGCGAGAACGGGACCACGATCACCATTCTCATCGAATGCCGCACCGAGGACGGGGAACTGGTCAACGAGCAGTACCTGACCGCGTTCTTCCGCAATATCGATGTCGGCACCAAGGTCGGCGAGCAGGCGCCGGCGCACAAGTTCGATCCGGCGCTGGCCGAGCAGCCGCCGCTGGCGACGGTCGCCCACCATGTGGACGACGACCAGACCTACCGGTACGCGCCCGCGTCCGGTGATCCGGTCCCGCTGCACCTCGACGAGCAGGTCGCCAAGGACGCCGGCCTGCCCGGCATCATCGCGCACGGGTTGTGCACCATGGCGATGTCGTCGTGGGGTGTGCTCACCGCCGTCGCCGGTTCGGATGTGCATCGGCTGAAGCGGTTCGCGGTGCGGTTTTCCAAGATGGTGTTCCCCGGCGACGATCTGGAGACCCAGATCTGGCGGGTCGGTGCCGAGGACGGCGCCACCACCTACGCCTTCCGGACCGCGCGCGGTGCGGACCTGGTACTCACCGACGGACTCGCCGTCGTCACCGACTGA